One window of Chloroflexota bacterium genomic DNA carries:
- the aspS gene encoding aspartate--tRNA ligase — protein MLKSINCGAVRAEHAGQTVTLAGWVNRRRDHGGLIFIDLRDRDGIVQVVFNEQENPDAFKIAQGAKPEYVLQIKGAVRARSAEMINRNIASGEIEIVAQSIRVLNESKTPPVPTTDDVPTTDENMRLRYRFLDLRRPKLQRNLLLRHQILMFIRNYLTQRGFVEIETPLLFKSTPEGAREFLVPSRLQPGKFYALPQSPQQLKQLLMVAGMERYFQIARCMRDEASRADRQPEFTQLDMEISFVEREDVLQLIETMFTQLVETVAPDKRFVQKPWPRFTYAEAIERFGDDKFDIRFGMELQNVTALAKGAGFRVFDDAEQVKAIVVPGCAHYSRKQLDELTNYVKDFGAKGLAYAAVLETEVRSSFGKLIAPEKMQAILSALGAKTGDLALFVADKPVIVATALGRLRVEMADRLKMRDEKLLGFCWVIDFPLFKWNDEDHRFEPSHHIFTSPLPEDIPLLDTEPAKARGAQYDLVCNNYEVGGGSIRIHERALQEKLFDLISMPRDVAKDRFGHMLEAFEYGTPPHGGIAPGIDRLTMVLAGEPNLREVMAFPKTQNFADLFLGAPSTVTQQQLDELKIKLVVEE, from the coding sequence ATGCTCAAATCGATTAACTGCGGGGCCGTTCGCGCGGAACACGCGGGCCAGACCGTAACGCTGGCCGGCTGGGTCAACCGCCGCCGCGATCATGGCGGACTGATCTTTATCGATCTGCGCGACCGCGACGGGATCGTACAAGTCGTATTCAACGAGCAAGAGAACCCCGACGCGTTCAAGATCGCCCAGGGCGCCAAGCCGGAATACGTCCTGCAGATCAAAGGCGCCGTCCGTGCGCGGTCGGCCGAGATGATCAACCGCAACATCGCTTCCGGCGAAATCGAGATCGTCGCGCAGAGCATCCGCGTCCTCAACGAATCGAAGACGCCTCCGGTCCCGACAACCGACGATGTGCCGACGACCGACGAGAACATGCGCTTGCGCTACCGCTTCCTGGACCTGCGGCGGCCCAAACTGCAGCGCAACCTGTTACTGCGGCATCAAATCCTGATGTTCATCCGCAACTATCTGACGCAGCGCGGCTTCGTCGAGATCGAGACGCCGCTGCTGTTCAAGTCGACGCCGGAAGGCGCGCGCGAGTTCCTCGTGCCGAGCCGCCTGCAGCCGGGCAAGTTCTACGCGCTGCCGCAGTCGCCGCAGCAACTCAAGCAACTGCTGATGGTCGCCGGCATGGAGCGCTACTTCCAGATCGCGCGCTGCATGCGCGACGAGGCGTCGCGCGCCGACCGCCAGCCGGAGTTCACGCAACTCGACATGGAGATCTCGTTCGTGGAGCGCGAGGACGTGCTTCAGTTGATCGAGACGATGTTCACGCAGCTCGTCGAGACGGTCGCGCCGGACAAGCGTTTCGTGCAGAAACCGTGGCCGCGTTTTACTTACGCCGAGGCGATCGAGCGATTCGGGGACGATAAGTTCGACATCCGCTTCGGGATGGAATTGCAGAACGTGACCGCGCTCGCCAAAGGCGCGGGCTTCCGCGTATTTGACGACGCCGAGCAGGTCAAGGCAATCGTCGTGCCGGGCTGCGCCCACTACAGCCGCAAGCAGCTCGACGAACTGACCAACTACGTCAAAGACTTCGGCGCGAAGGGACTGGCATACGCAGCGGTGCTGGAAACCGAAGTGCGCTCGTCGTTCGGCAAGCTGATCGCGCCGGAGAAGATGCAGGCGATCCTGTCGGCGCTCGGCGCAAAGACGGGCGATCTCGCGCTATTCGTTGCGGACAAGCCGGTGATCGTTGCGACCGCGCTCGGCCGCCTGCGCGTGGAAATGGCCGATCGGCTCAAAATGCGCGACGAGAAACTGCTTGGCTTCTGCTGGGTCATCGACTTCCCGCTGTTCAAGTGGAACGACGAGGATCACCGCTTCGAACCGAGCCACCACATCTTCACGTCGCCGCTGCCAGAGGACATCCCGCTGCTGGACACTGAGCCGGCGAAGGCGCGCGGCGCGCAGTACGACCTGGTGTGCAACAACTACGAGGTCGGCGGCGGCTCGATCCGAATCCACGAGCGCGCGCTGCAGGAGAAGCTGTTTGACTTGATCTCGATGCCGCGCGACGTGGCCAAGGACCGCTTCGGTCACATGCTCGAAGCGTTCGAGTACGGCACGCCACCGCACGGCGGCATCGCGCC